AGGGCCTGTTCAAATGTGGCTTCACTCTCGTACCACATCTTCACATTGGGCTTTACCTCGGCCAGCTTCTTCATGACCCTCAAGATCCCCTGCTTTGTGTCCAGAATCTTTTTCCCGCCAAAGTAAGTGGTCGCTGTGATTTCCAGTAGGAAACTGTTATCCACCAATTTCAATAGCCCCAGCTGGTCCCTGTGCCGGGGATCCCAGAAGGCTTTGTACGAGTCAGGCTGGTATTTGATTACATCGTAGTTGTAGACCAGGTTGATATACCACGAAAGGGCACCAATTCCGACCAGCCGGCCTCGGGTATCGCGGCGAATAAAGGGGCTTGCCAGGTATTTCAAGTTGGGCATCTCCGATTCCGAGTAGGGTGCCCAAAGATCCTCTTTCAAGCCTCGCAAGACGGCCGTTACAGAAAAAATCGCCACGTCCACAGGAGCCTTTCCGGCCTTGACCGCGCTTCGCACTTGTTGCAACATCACCGGCCCCGTGGGTTCTGCGTGGGATTCCACAGGGATACCTGTCTCCTTTTGAAAAGGTCCGAAGAGCTCCTTGTCGAGCACCTTCTTGAAGAAGCCGCCGTAGACGGCCACTTTCAAGGGCGGCGTAGAGGCAAGAGCCGGAAGCCTTGGTACAAGGGTCAATCCTCCCAGGGCAGCTGCACTCATCGCCGTCTTTCCTATGAATTCCCTCCTGGTGAATCCCTTCTTTTTGTTTGCTTGCCTTTTCATGGGATACCCCTCCTCTCTGTAATACTCCGATAATCCAAAGGATGGTTTAGAAGAGTCGACAGATGGGCAACCCAAAGACCGGGCATTGCCCTCGCCCCTTTGAGGGTATCACATCACCTGCATGTAGACAACCGGAAAACACCGATACCGGGCGATGGATCTTGTGGCAGAGCACAAAGGGGAGGTGGAGCGGGCGATTCTTGTCTGTGATCGGGGCATGGTGAGTGTGGAAAATCTCATAAAGCTCGAAGAGGCACGCCTTGAGTACATAGTTGGAACTCCTCTTAGGCGTTATGTGGACATCGAGGAGGAGGTCCTTTCGGACTGTTCCTCTTTCCACGAGGTGGCCGATGATCTCTGGGTCAAACAAGTCATCCACGGTGGGCTTCGCTATATTGTGTGTCATAATCCCCGGCAAGCCGAAAGGGATCGAAAACAGAGAGAGATCGTAGTTAGCCGACTCAGGCAGACTCTCGCCTCCAAGGGTCCAAAGGCCCTTGTTGGTAAACGAGGCTACCAGAGATTTCTCAAGATGGACCGGACAGGGACGACGATCTATATCCTCCGGACAGACTTCAGGGGTTCGGCCCACAAGGTCTTCCAAGCCGTCGGGGTGAGACCACCACCAACGTTACAGGCCTTCGAAGATCAGAAAATGTAATGCCAACAGATTCCAGAGGGAGCCTATGTCTTTGACATCACATAATAAGTTTTTTCGAAGTGTTCAAAATGAGTGAGACCGAAGCAGATAGGCGACCCGTTTCAGATGCAGGCCTATGGTTCGGTGAGATGTGCTATCTAGCGAGTGAAGGAGATGATTGCCAAGGATTCGAGAGGGAGAAAGAGTGCAAAAAGACTTCTCTGTCGGCTGAGAAAGAGTCAAGGTGACCCACAGTCTTTATTTACTTATTGATGGACGTCGCCTTCCTTCTTTCTCCCTCTCGTTCTCTTTTTCTCCTCTCTTCATAACGCATTACAAAGGGTTCTAGAATCATACCCAATATCATTACACCTATTAGCACAAGAACAAAAGCATATTTCGGTAGAAAATACCAACACAGTGTTAGGAGGCCAAGCGTTATTAGTACCGTGGGGATACCAATCAGAAGTCGTCTTCTTATTGTAAGTGTCGAACTCATTTCTTTTCTTTTCTTGAGTCTGTTGTCCGTCCTCTAAGAACCTATGAGCATGGACTCATATGCTCAGGATCTGTGTATCCAAAATCCTTCAATGCTTTCTCAAGATAGTCAACTGCCAGCATGAAATCATAATCGGCAACTCCAGTAGCAGCGGCTCCAATCATATATCCAAACACAGCACCTACGCCTGTTTCGGCAGTAGTTGTAGCGAAAAAGAAAGATCCGATAGCAGCCTTCGCCGCTTCAGCTGAGGCGAAAGTAGCCAATACACTACTTGTCAGATAGATAGCACCCCTCGCCTTTCCGGGCTCCATCCTGTTCGCAACATATTCCGCCAATACAGCAGCACCAAGGGATACAGCAGATCTAAACCTTGGACTTCTCCCTACGTTCTTTAATGCTCCCTTTATATTAAATAACCCAACAGGGTCTACCCAGTTAATCGGATCATTCAGGCAGTACCCATAGAGGTCAGTGTTC
The window above is part of the Deltaproteobacteria bacterium genome. Proteins encoded here:
- a CDS encoding extracellular solute-binding protein; this encodes MSAAALGGLTLVPRLPALASTPPLKVAVYGGFFKKVLDKELFGPFQKETGIPVESHAEPTGPVMLQQVRSAVKAGKAPVDVAIFSVTAVLRGLKEDLWAPYSESEMPNLKYLASPFIRRDTRGRLVGIGALSWYINLVYNYDVIKYQPDSYKAFWDPRHRDQLGLLKLVDNSFLLEITATTYFGGKKILDTKQGILRVMKKLAEVKPNVKMWYESEATFEQALKTGEVPMGQLYHDVTTVMASKGAHVRSVFPREGGVLDHGEWMLLRTSKKAKEAHIFVNYCCDPKVQDRVSMALGTSPTVNPQYLSLSKEDYEKIAGPGPEAAITPYYKLYIGEIETWLKEKWNEMIIG